Proteins from one Emys orbicularis isolate rEmyOrb1 chromosome 2, rEmyOrb1.hap1, whole genome shotgun sequence genomic window:
- the NPM2 gene encoding nucleoplasmin-2 — MALNSSANSSSKSEKPVSLIWGCELNHEKQTYTFKIPDEWKYEQQLALRTICLGEKAKDEFNVVEIVPSEDSQDTTPVPLATLKPSVLPMATMVGVELTPPVTFRLRAGSGPVYITGQHVTLVPDLSWDEEEEEEEEVAEEEESQEDSPPKAIKHPASNKRGSIAKKKKMEKEEENSVPSDDDVLPSKGRGAGRGRKPAAKK, encoded by the exons ATGGCTCTTAACAGTAGTGCCAACAGCAGCAGTAAATCTGAGAAGCCAGTGTCTCTAATCTGGG GATGTGAACTAAACCATGAGAAGCAAACCTATACATTCAAGATCCCAGATGAATGGAAGTATGAGCAGCAGCTGGCCCTGCGGACA ATCTGCCTAGGAGAAAAAGCCAAAGATGAGTTCAATGTTGTGGAGATTGTACCCTCCGAGGACAGCCAGGATACCACGCCTGTGCCCCTAGCAACTCTGAAACCTTCAGTACTGCCAATG GCCACCATGGTGGGGGTTGAGCTGACTCCTCCTGTCACCTTCAGGTTGAGAGCTGGCTCTGGCCCAGTCTACATCACTGGACAACACGTTACAT TGGTACCAGATCTCTcctgggatgaggaggaggaggaagaggaggaggtggctgAGGAAGAAGAATCTCAGGAGGATTCTCCCCCCAAAGCCATCAAGCATCCAGCTTCCAACAAGCGGGGTAGCATTGCCAAG AAGAAGAAGatggagaaagaggaagagaa CAGTGTTCCTTCTGATGATGATGTCCTTCCCAGCAAG GGAAGAGGAGCTGGCAGAGGGAGAAAGCCAGCAGCGAAGAAATAG
- the PBDC1 gene encoding protein PBDC1 has product MAAAGGGLGALGAGEAVAAAHALSLPAEAYGNDPNIEMIWAMKAYQHAEVYFNLISSVDPKFLKLTKVDDQIYAEFRKSFGDLKIDVLDPEELKSEPAKAKWRPFCMQFDGVVEDFNYGTLLRLDCTKDYTEENTIFVTRIQFFAIETARNREGYNNVLYSQAMETNSVAAERGISA; this is encoded by the exons ATGGCCGCTGCTGGAGGCGGCCTGGGAGCCCTG GGGGCCGGTGAAGCCGTGGCAGCAGCCCATGCGTTGTCCCTGCCAGCTGAAGCCTATGGCAATGAT CCCAACATTGAAATGATCTGGGCCATGAAAGCATATCAGCACGCTGAAGTCTATTTTAAT CTTATTTCCTCTGTTGACCCCAAGTTCCTGAAACTTACAAAAGTCGATGACCAGATCTATGCTGAGTTCAGGAAAAGCTTTGGTGACCTCAAGATCGATGTGCTTGACCCAGAGGAGCTCAAATCGGAACCAGCCAAAGCG AAATGGCGCCCCTTCTGTATGCAGTTTGATGGAGTAGTTGAAGACTTCAACTATGGCACCCTGCTCCGTCTGGACTGCACTAAGGACTACACGGAAGAGAACACAATATTTG tcacCAGGATCCAGTTCTTTGCTATTGAAACAGCTCGTAACAGAGAGGGGTATAACAATGTTCTTTATAGCCAGGCCATGGAAACAAATTCTGTTGCTGCAGAGAGGGGAATATCTGCATGA